In the Streptomyces cinnamoneus genome, CCATGGCTGAACTGGCCGAGGGTACCGACAAGGTCATCTCCCTGGGCCCGTTCGTTCCACACGTGCCCCTTGGGAACGTCCATGTCGGTGGCCCGGCCGACCTGGGCGCCGGGACTTCCCGCGAAGACGACGTCGTCCACGGGTAGGTGACCCTGTCGTGCTGCGGATCCGACCACCACGGTGCCGTAGCTATGGGCGACGGCAGTCAGATGTTGCTCAACGCCCGGGTCATGTGAAGTGCGAAGGCCCGCGAAGAACTGGTTGGTCGCTCCTGCGGCGTCATTCGCGTAATGGCTGTACGGTGAGTCCCTCTTGACGTCCTGCGGTGCGTCGTAGCCGTACCACGCGATGGTTGACACGCTATGTCTGGGATCGACGGCGCTACTTGTGCGCCACAGCTTCTCGGTACGGCTGAGGCCGGTGTGGATGTCCGCGAGACATGCTCCGGTGCCGGGAACGTAGACAGCAGTGTTCTCAGCCCGGTCCGGGTTGCCGGTGGCGATGATGGCGTGCCCACGGCCCTTGGTGTCGAAGCCCAGAAGGTATGCCTCGGGAAGTCCGCGCTCGCCCGTCTCGGCGATGCGGCGATTGATGGTTTCTATGCCGGCCTTCTTCTTTTCGAGGTCTTCTATCTGCTCCTCCCACTTCTTCCACTGAGGCGTGATTTCCTGCACGCCTTGCAGTGGGAGGCCCGTGATGTTGTTGTACTTCTGCTGGTACTTGGTCGGCGGATGGCCTCTCAAGGCGGCCAACTGGTATGTGATCTCCGCCTTCTCCGCGCGCATGACGGTCCGGTTGGCATCGTCACGCACGATCGCGGGCAGGCCGTCCAGCGCCCCGATGCTCGCCGGGTACAGCGAGACGTATTCATCGCGCTGTTCTTGCGAGAGGCCGCTCCACCAGGCGGCGTTCTCCTTGGGGGACTTGCCCCTGGGGATGTCCGATTCTCGGAAGTGCTTGCCCGCCGCTGCCCGGACGTCCTTCAGGTCCTGTGCGACGTCGACCCAGTCGGTGTTGTCGAGGTCCTTCCCGGTCCCGAGTTTCGCCAGCACCCGGGCGTAGCGCCCGTCGATCTCGTTGGCTTCTCGGAGCGCCTGGCCTATGTGGTCGGCGATGGCCTGTGCCTTGGCCTGGTTGGGATCCGTCCCACCCGGGTTCAGCAGGGGAGGGGTGCCTCTCAGGTCGCGTGCCGGCTGCTGCAACAGGGGTGCCGGGGTCGACGGGCTCCTCGGGTAGTCGACGGACCCGTCGTCGTGGACGGTGAACTTCAAGTTCTTGGCGTCTTCGAGGGCCTGTTTGAGCTTGCGCTGCGGTGCTTCCAGCTCTTCGGCCAGTCCGTTGAGCACCGTGCGTATCAGCCCGCACTCGGTGTGGATGTAGTGGTAGTTCTGGCTCAGCGTGTCGAGCTTCGCCATGGCCTGGTTGGCCGCTTCGCCCTTCTGCGTGTCGTGCAGCTTGGCGGTTATCTCGTTGTCTACACGAGTCCTGGCAGCGCCGGCCCGACTGCTGACATCTCCCCACCCGTCAGCAGCCTCCTCGAACTCCGAGCGCTTGAGATCCCGTAACTGGCTCAGTGTGATCAAGACCGGTCACTTCCCCGACTTGCGGCCGGCGGGGGCGAAGGTCCCCTCGGTCTTCACCTCGTGCGCGTCGAACTCCTTGCCCGCCTGCGCGAGGTTCGGAGCGAGCTTGTCGAAGTGGTCGCGCACCGCTTCGAGGCGGCTTTTCCAGCCGGAGCGGATGCCCTTCAGCGCCGCCGTGCTGGCGAATCCGGCCGTACCGGACTCCAGTCCCTCATGGGAGGAGTCCAGCTTGGTGATCGCACTCTGGGTGCTGGTACGTAACTCCCCGGCGACACCGCCGGCGGCCGTCCAGGGGCCGCCGCTCGCCTTGTGCGTGTCGCTGCCCGCTCGGCCGCCCTGGCCTCCCCCTGCGGAGGCCAGACTCATGCGGGCGCCATCACGCACCGCGATGCTCGTGTCCTGGCCTTCCGTGCGGAAAAGCCGACTCCACTCCGGGGACAGCTCGGACGCCGTCATGTCGTTCCCCCTGTCGCGCCTCTACCTAACACGGTCGCGTCCACCCCTTGCCCGGGGCGGACGCGACCGTTGTTGCGCGAGTGATGCTACAAGCGGGGCAATCGCGGCGCCTGAGTA is a window encoding:
- a CDS encoding alpha/beta hydrolase gives rise to the protein MITLSQLRDLKRSEFEEAADGWGDVSSRAGAARTRVDNEITAKLHDTQKGEAANQAMAKLDTLSQNYHYIHTECGLIRTVLNGLAEELEAPQRKLKQALEDAKNLKFTVHDDGSVDYPRSPSTPAPLLQQPARDLRGTPPLLNPGGTDPNQAKAQAIADHIGQALREANEIDGRYARVLAKLGTGKDLDNTDWVDVAQDLKDVRAAAGKHFRESDIPRGKSPKENAAWWSGLSQEQRDEYVSLYPASIGALDGLPAIVRDDANRTVMRAEKAEITYQLAALRGHPPTKYQQKYNNITGLPLQGVQEITPQWKKWEEQIEDLEKKKAGIETINRRIAETGERGLPEAYLLGFDTKGRGHAIIATGNPDRAENTAVYVPGTGACLADIHTGLSRTEKLWRTSSAVDPRHSVSTIAWYGYDAPQDVKRDSPYSHYANDAAGATNQFFAGLRTSHDPGVEQHLTAVAHSYGTVVVGSAARQGHLPVDDVVFAGSPGAQVGRATDMDVPKGHVWNERAQGDDLVGTLGQFSHGHREWHWKTGVDFVVPSDARFGANQMATDTEGHGGYWDYDEKKDAASLSIKNQAKVIMGRYDEVAPKK